The proteins below come from a single Agromyces flavus genomic window:
- a CDS encoding DUF7144 family membrane protein, whose amino-acid sequence MTTETPRVTGWVGWGWFAGTILIIAGAIDAIYGLIAILQPGSAYFVATEEGLFLFDVSGWGWWHLIFGIVLILVALALFTGATWARVVAVILAGINAVSHLFLLTEQPWWSLIVITLDILVIYALTVHGKELAVRDA is encoded by the coding sequence ATGACGACTGAGACTCCCCGCGTGACCGGATGGGTCGGCTGGGGCTGGTTCGCCGGCACCATCCTGATCATCGCCGGCGCCATCGACGCGATCTACGGCCTCATCGCGATCCTGCAGCCGGGGAGCGCGTACTTCGTGGCGACGGAGGAGGGCCTGTTCCTCTTCGACGTCTCGGGCTGGGGATGGTGGCACCTGATCTTCGGCATCGTGCTGATCCTGGTCGCGCTCGCGTTGTTCACGGGTGCGACGTGGGCACGCGTGGTGGCGGTCATCCTCGCGGGCATCAATGCCGTCAGCCATCTCTTCCTCCTGACGGAGCAGCCCTGGTGGTCGCTCATCGTCATCACGCTCGACATCCTCGTCATCTATGCATTGACGGTGCACGGCAAGGAGCTCGCAGTCAGGGACGCCTGA
- the secE gene encoding preprotein translocase subunit SecE — protein sequence MARKVLDEPSEDVVANAKRERAARRNPFARIALFIRQVFGELKKVVTPTRRELFSFTTVVLVFVVIMMAIVYGLDQLFSLLVVYVFGTPGV from the coding sequence GTGGCCCGGAAAGTACTCGACGAGCCCAGCGAGGACGTCGTCGCCAATGCCAAGCGCGAGCGCGCGGCACGGCGCAACCCCTTCGCCAGGATCGCCCTGTTCATCCGGCAGGTCTTCGGCGAGCTGAAGAAGGTCGTCACGCCCACCCGCCGGGAGCTGTTCAGTTTCACCACGGTGGTCCTGGTCTTCGTCGTCATCATGATGGCGATCGTCTACGGCCTCGACCAGCTGTTCAGCCTCCTGGTCGTGTACGTCTTCGGTACGCCGGGGGTCTGA
- a CDS encoding pyridoxal phosphate-dependent aminotransferase — MTDQRRLSARISAIAESATLKVDAKAKSLQAGGRPVISYAAGEPDFPTPQHIVEAALEAVRDPKNHRYTPAAGLPELREAIAAKTLRDSGLEVGAGQVVVTNGGKQAVYQAFQVLLDDGDEVLVPTPYWTTYPEAIKLAGGRQVDVFAGSDQGYLVTVEQLEAARTERTRALLFVSPSNPTGAVYPPEQVKAIGEWALEHGIWVISDEIYQNLTYADDESAAPPRALSIVEAVPGLAEQAILVNGVAKTYAMTGWRLGWMVGPADVIKGAANLQSHLSSNVSNISQRAGIAALTGPQDAVEEMRRAFDRRRRTIVAELSKIDGMSVPVPQGAFYVYPDVSGLLGREWGGVTPTTSLQLADLMLEQAEVAAVPGEAFGPSGFLRFSYALGDAPLLEGVQRLQRLFA, encoded by the coding sequence GTGACCGATCAGCGCCGTCTCTCCGCCCGCATCTCCGCCATCGCCGAGTCCGCGACCCTGAAGGTCGATGCCAAGGCGAAGTCCCTCCAGGCCGGGGGCCGGCCGGTCATCTCGTACGCCGCGGGCGAGCCCGACTTCCCCACGCCGCAGCACATCGTCGAGGCAGCGCTCGAGGCGGTCCGCGACCCGAAGAACCACCGCTACACCCCGGCCGCCGGCCTGCCCGAGCTGCGCGAGGCGATCGCCGCGAAGACGCTGCGCGACTCCGGCCTCGAGGTCGGCGCCGGCCAGGTCGTCGTCACGAACGGCGGCAAGCAGGCCGTCTACCAGGCGTTCCAGGTGCTGCTCGACGACGGCGACGAGGTGCTCGTGCCCACGCCGTACTGGACCACCTACCCCGAGGCGATCAAGCTCGCGGGCGGTCGCCAGGTCGACGTGTTCGCGGGCAGCGACCAGGGCTACCTCGTCACCGTCGAGCAGCTCGAGGCCGCACGCACCGAGCGCACCCGGGCCCTGCTGTTCGTCTCGCCGTCCAACCCGACGGGCGCGGTCTATCCGCCCGAGCAGGTGAAGGCGATCGGAGAATGGGCGCTCGAGCACGGCATCTGGGTGATCTCCGACGAGATCTACCAGAACCTCACCTACGCCGACGACGAGTCGGCCGCCCCGCCGCGCGCACTGTCGATCGTCGAGGCGGTGCCCGGGCTGGCCGAGCAGGCGATCCTCGTCAACGGCGTCGCGAAGACCTACGCGATGACCGGATGGCGCCTCGGCTGGATGGTGGGCCCGGCCGACGTGATCAAGGGCGCCGCGAATCTGCAGTCGCACCTCTCGTCGAACGTGTCGAACATCTCGCAGCGCGCCGGCATCGCCGCGCTCACGGGACCGCAGGACGCCGTCGAGGAGATGCGCCGGGCGTTCGACCGCCGCCGTCGCACGATCGTCGCCGAGCTGTCGAAGATCGACGGCATGTCGGTTCCGGTTCCGCAGGGCGCCTTCTACGTGTACCCGGATGTCTCGGGGCTGCTCGGTCGCGAGTGGGGCGGCGTCACTCCGACCACCTCGCTCCAGCTCGCCGACCTCATGCTCGAGCAGGCCGAGGTCGCGGCGGTGCCCGGCGAGGCGTTCGGCCCGAGCGGGTTCCTGCGCTTCAGCTACGCGCTCGGCGACGCGCCCCTGCTCGAGGGTGTCCAGCGCCTGCAGCGCCTGTTCGCCTGA
- a CDS encoding LysR family transcriptional regulator ArgP has translation MKIPLDLARTLAAVVDAGTFEAAAADLSVTPSAVSQRVKQLEQRLGRVLVVRSKPVRVTEAGAAVVRLARQLALLEHDALAAFGGGDATSARPTTVPLAVNADSLGTWFLPALARITERHPVVFDLHRHDQDFTAELLESGSVMGAVTSQATPVAGCLVRPLGVMRYTAVATPGWVARWCAGGVDVDALAVAPRVDFDRRDDLQAEYLRRLGVDGAEPPRHYVPASNDFATAVKLGLGWGLLPGFQSDAELARGELVPLGGPPVDVPLYWQQWNLGSPLLDAIADGITRDARSALAPAA, from the coding sequence ATGAAGATCCCGCTCGACCTCGCCCGCACCCTTGCGGCGGTCGTCGACGCCGGCACGTTCGAGGCGGCGGCCGCCGACCTCAGCGTGACTCCCTCGGCGGTGTCGCAGCGCGTCAAGCAGCTCGAGCAGCGACTGGGCCGCGTCCTCGTGGTGCGGTCGAAGCCCGTCCGGGTCACGGAGGCGGGCGCGGCGGTAGTCCGGCTGGCGCGCCAGCTCGCGCTGCTCGAGCACGACGCGCTCGCCGCGTTCGGCGGCGGCGACGCGACATCCGCTCGCCCCACGACCGTGCCGCTCGCCGTCAACGCGGATTCGCTCGGCACGTGGTTCCTACCCGCGCTCGCCCGGATCACCGAGCGGCACCCGGTGGTGTTCGACCTGCACCGCCACGACCAGGACTTCACCGCCGAGCTGCTCGAGTCGGGCTCGGTCATGGGCGCCGTCACCTCGCAGGCGACGCCGGTCGCCGGTTGCCTCGTGCGCCCGCTCGGGGTGATGCGCTACACGGCGGTCGCGACGCCGGGCTGGGTCGCCCGCTGGTGTGCCGGCGGCGTAGACGTGGACGCGCTCGCGGTCGCGCCGCGCGTCGACTTCGACCGGCGCGACGACCTGCAGGCCGAATACCTCCGGCGTCTCGGCGTGGATGGCGCGGAGCCGCCGCGTCACTACGTCCCGGCGTCGAACGACTTCGCGACCGCCGTCAAGCTCGGGCTCGGCTGGGGACTCCTTCCCGGGTTCCAGTCCGACGCGGAGCTCGCGCGCGGCGAGCTGGTGCCGCTCGGCGGGCCACCGGTCGACGTGCCGCTCTACTGGCAGCAGTGGAACCTCGGCTCGCCACTGCTCGACGCGATCGCCGACGGCATCACGCGCGACGCGCGCTCGGCGCTCGCGCCGGCGGCCTAG
- a CDS encoding deoxyguanosinetriphosphate triphosphohydrolase family protein, whose protein sequence is MDRASRVVHEPRSSADVIGEHSQFRLDLERIRFSPYFSRLSAVTQVIAQPGAGPLIHNRLTHSIKVTAVARAIAVSLTDAASPHREFALRNGCDAVVVQAAASAHDLGHPPFGHLGERVLDRLARDTLGLSDGFEGNAQSYRIITALDVSEAAPRGLNLTAAVRTAVAKYPWTRYLDIDALGDGPLPRGLRRTAEGIEVPKYSAYGIDAADLEEARRGHPPLRQSLECSVMDIADDIAYSIHDVDDFHRAGLLSQGAVAREFRGWIESSLQLGELAPDELIGRSAPPGSALETLRRKLTSSDPWMADDETFRAAVGVVADDLVDGLLASPFDGSIASERALSSFTNRWITHLQSSVVPTPDGVVRAGLVTLDGLAWHEVEILKFVHRHFILDRSDIVMYQRGLSRVLTRAVKGLTAWIRDEDDRDRVPQRLKELVEIASAGYEQLRVEAPDGVPVPGRHEVRALGVGRGVIDYVASLSDDQALAVSEAIDGRPDRLWDIGQNL, encoded by the coding sequence ATGGATCGCGCGTCCCGCGTGGTGCACGAGCCGCGCAGCAGCGCCGACGTCATCGGCGAGCACTCGCAGTTCCGCCTCGACCTCGAGCGCATCCGCTTCTCGCCGTACTTCTCGCGGTTGTCGGCCGTGACGCAGGTGATCGCGCAACCCGGCGCGGGGCCGCTCATCCACAATCGACTGACGCACTCGATCAAGGTCACGGCGGTCGCACGCGCGATCGCCGTGTCGCTCACCGATGCCGCGTCGCCGCACCGGGAGTTCGCCCTCCGGAACGGGTGCGATGCGGTGGTCGTGCAGGCGGCGGCGAGCGCGCACGACCTCGGCCACCCGCCGTTCGGGCATCTCGGCGAGCGCGTGCTCGACCGGCTCGCGCGCGACACCCTCGGCCTGAGCGACGGCTTCGAGGGCAATGCGCAGAGCTACCGGATCATCACCGCGCTCGACGTCAGCGAGGCCGCGCCGCGCGGGCTCAACCTCACGGCGGCGGTCCGCACGGCGGTGGCGAAGTACCCGTGGACGAGGTACCTCGACATCGACGCGCTCGGCGACGGGCCCCTTCCCCGCGGACTGCGCCGCACGGCCGAGGGCATCGAGGTGCCCAAGTACTCGGCCTACGGCATCGACGCGGCCGACCTCGAGGAGGCGCGCCGCGGTCACCCGCCGCTGCGGCAGTCGCTCGAGTGCTCGGTCATGGATATCGCGGACGACATCGCCTACTCGATCCACGACGTCGACGACTTCCACCGCGCGGGCCTGCTCAGCCAGGGCGCGGTCGCCCGCGAGTTCCGCGGATGGATCGAGTCGAGCCTGCAGCTCGGCGAGCTCGCGCCCGATGAGCTCATCGGGCGGTCGGCGCCACCCGGCAGTGCGCTCGAGACGCTCCGCCGCAAGCTCACGTCGAGCGACCCGTGGATGGCCGACGACGAGACGTTCCGTGCGGCCGTCGGCGTGGTCGCCGACGACCTGGTCGACGGCCTGCTCGCGAGCCCGTTCGACGGCTCGATCGCGTCCGAGCGCGCACTGTCGTCGTTCACGAACCGGTGGATCACGCACCTGCAGTCCTCGGTCGTCCCGACACCCGACGGGGTCGTCCGTGCCGGACTCGTGACGCTCGACGGGCTCGCCTGGCACGAGGTCGAGATCCTCAAGTTCGTGCACCGGCACTTCATCCTCGATCGCTCCGACATCGTGATGTACCAGCGCGGCCTGAGCCGCGTGCTGACGCGCGCCGTCAAGGGACTGACCGCCTGGATCCGCGACGAGGACGACCGCGACCGCGTGCCGCAGCGCCTCAAGGAGCTCGTCGAGATCGCGAGTGCCGGGTACGAGCAGCTGCGCGTAGAAGCTCCCGACGGCGTGCCGGTGCCGGGTCGGCACGAGGTGCGCGCGCTGGGCGTGGGTCGCGGCGTGATCGACTACGTCGCGTCGCTCTCCGACGACCAGGCGCTCGCCGTATCGGAGGCGATCGACGGCCGCCCCGACCGCCTCTGGGACATCGGGCAGAATCTCTAG